A genomic region of Nostoc sp. UHCC 0702 contains the following coding sequences:
- a CDS encoding bleomycin hydrolase: MTITSVITSADAAGRFPTSGDLDDVQGGLARTSARLEAAEKLANNLDAVAKESYDAAIKKYPYLNNAGEANSTQVFKDKCLRDIKHYLRLIQYSLVVGSTKPLDEWGIAGQREVYRSLSLPTAPYVEALTFARNRGCAPRDLSAQALLEYNALLDHAINSLS; encoded by the coding sequence ATGACTATTACCAGCGTGATTACATCTGCTGATGCAGCAGGTCGTTTCCCCACTTCCGGCGATTTAGATGACGTTCAAGGTGGTCTTGCGAGAACATCTGCTCGTCTGGAAGCTGCTGAAAAGCTAGCTAACAATCTTGATGCAGTTGCTAAAGAATCTTATGATGCTGCTATCAAAAAATACCCTTACCTGAACAACGCTGGCGAAGCTAACTCTACTCAGGTTTTCAAAGACAAGTGTCTACGTGACATCAAGCACTACTTGCGTTTGATTCAGTACAGCTTGGTTGTTGGCAGCACCAAACCTTTGGATGAGTGGGGTATTGCTGGTCAGCGTGAAGTATATCGCTCTTTGAGCTTGCCTACTGCTCCCTACGTTGAAGCATTGACATTTGCTCGTAATCGTGGTTGCGCTCCTCGTGACTTGTCTGCTCAAGCGCTGCTTGAATACAATGCTCTCCTCGACCATGCAATTAACTCTTTGTCATAG
- a CDS encoding phycobiliprotein lyase — MDAMEFFQLSSGKWRSQRTTHHLAFKRAERGESEIEIQALSADDPKIIEICQLHEFDPSLAIGGAFVSWHGSMGWDKEDENHTGSTVFALLPDTSDGRQGTLLRERGYAEIVPVAGRYHIDDEDGLVLTTDYDTMSSIERFWFASPSVRMRTSTLKRFGGFSTATFCTEFRIADAQGVPLNADVADFSNLTPDQIEKVIEPTKSFSFFG, encoded by the coding sequence ATGGATGCAATGGAGTTTTTTCAACTCAGTAGTGGCAAGTGGCGATCGCAACGAACCACACACCACCTAGCTTTCAAACGCGCTGAAAGGGGTGAATCTGAAATTGAGATCCAAGCTTTGAGTGCTGATGATCCGAAAATCATAGAGATTTGCCAACTCCATGAGTTTGACCCTAGTTTAGCGATCGGTGGCGCTTTTGTGTCTTGGCACGGTTCGATGGGATGGGATAAAGAAGACGAAAACCATACAGGTTCGACAGTTTTTGCACTGCTGCCGGATACTAGTGATGGTAGACAGGGAACGCTGCTGCGAGAGCGGGGCTACGCCGAAATTGTTCCTGTAGCGGGCCGTTATCACATAGATGATGAGGATGGCTTAGTTCTGACAACTGACTACGATACCATGAGTTCGATTGAGCGATTCTGGTTTGCTAGCCCCAGCGTGCGGATGCGGACTAGTACTTTGAAACGGTTTGGTGGGTTTAGCACCGCCACATTCTGTACAGAATTTCGGATTGCGGATGCTCAAGGCGTTCCCTTGAATGCAGATGTCGCTGATTTTTCAAATTTGACGCCTGATCAGATTGAGAAAGTTATTGAACCCACAAAATCCTTTTCCTTCTTTGGCTAA
- a CDS encoding helix-turn-helix transcriptional regulator, with translation MPARLQIKYEDCSPLGRLILQHLEEQGISMNRLAELSGIPQPRLRGACFKGTCPTPETLRKLARVMDMHHLELYTLAYEGRIEKLPEDANDNSLDILMREMFETAREMGLTPPKIRPSKAKIRKALMELGFHSKDEESA, from the coding sequence ATGCCAGCAAGGTTACAAATCAAATATGAAGATTGCTCCCCGTTGGGACGGTTAATTCTTCAACATCTGGAAGAACAGGGTATTAGCATGAACCGTCTAGCGGAGTTATCTGGAATTCCTCAACCTAGGCTGAGAGGAGCTTGCTTTAAAGGAACCTGTCCCACGCCTGAAACTTTGAGGAAGCTGGCTAGAGTCATGGACATGCACCATTTAGAGCTTTACACACTAGCTTACGAAGGAAGAATTGAAAAGCTCCCAGAAGATGCCAATGACAACTCTCTGGATATACTGATGAGAGAAATGTTTGAGACTGCTAGAGAGATGGGATTAACTCCCCCCAAAATCCGCCCTTCCAAAGCCAAAATTCGCAAAGCCTTGATGGAGCTAGGTTTTCACTCGAAGGATGAGGAAAGTGCTTGA
- a CDS encoding phycobilisome rod-core linker polypeptide: MAIPLLEYSPSSQNQRVEGYEVPGDEQPRIYSSQNVLSISEVDELIQAAYRQIFFYAFAADRETYLESQLRNGQITVRDFIRGLLLSNTYKRSFYDLNSNYRFVEQTVQRVLGRDVYNEREKIAWSIVVATKGYRGFYDDLLNSNEYLEAFGYDTVPYQRRRVLPGRAEGELPFNIKSPRYDDYYRGKLGFPQVIWQTIVRSYVPQDKQPKAGDPALFLNLAKSINPKGNQPQQLSAQNIDYQTAVPYRKLQG; the protein is encoded by the coding sequence GTGGCAATTCCTCTTTTAGAATATTCCCCATCCTCTCAGAATCAGCGTGTTGAAGGGTACGAAGTTCCCGGTGATGAGCAACCCCGGATCTACTCCTCACAAAACGTGCTTTCCATTTCGGAAGTGGACGAGTTGATTCAAGCGGCATATCGTCAAATTTTCTTCTACGCCTTTGCCGCAGATCGTGAAACTTACCTAGAGTCTCAACTCCGCAATGGTCAGATCACCGTCAGAGACTTTATTCGTGGTTTGCTGCTGTCCAATACCTACAAACGTAGTTTCTACGATCTCAACAGCAACTATCGCTTTGTTGAGCAAACGGTGCAGCGAGTCCTTGGTCGTGACGTTTACAACGAGCGGGAAAAAATTGCCTGGTCTATTGTCGTTGCGACGAAGGGTTACAGAGGCTTTTACGATGACTTACTCAACAGCAACGAATACTTAGAAGCTTTTGGGTACGACACAGTTCCTTACCAACGTCGTCGAGTTCTACCCGGACGGGCGGAAGGTGAACTACCTTTCAACATCAAGTCTCCCCGCTACGATGATTACTATCGTGGCAAATTAGGCTTCCCACAAGTCATCTGGCAAACCATCGTTCGCAGCTACGTTCCTCAAGACAAGCAGCCAAAAGCAGGCGATCCAGCTCTATTTCTCAACTTGGCGAAGAGCATCAACCCCAAAGGAAACCAACCTCAACAGCTCTCAGCGCAAAACATTGATTATCAAACTGCTGTACCTTATCGCAAGTTACAGGGATAA
- a CDS encoding NblA/ycf18 family protein: MDIPTGLSLEQKFNLKVYEEQVKGLSHEQSQEFLLELLRQLMIKENVIKHLLKQV, translated from the coding sequence ATGGATATTCCAACAGGACTGAGCTTAGAGCAAAAATTCAACCTGAAAGTCTACGAAGAGCAGGTTAAGGGGTTAAGCCATGAGCAATCTCAGGAGTTTCTCTTAGAGCTTTTGCGACAACTGATGATTAAGGAAAACGTAATTAAGCATCTGCTCAAGCAAGTTTAG
- a CDS encoding response regulator: MVSKRILIIDDEESIQTVVQFGIRIAAGWDVLTASSGPRGIQTAQTEQPDVILLDVMMPDMDGIATFKALQAHPETEHIPVIFLTAKAQTSEKRQFNDLGVSGVITKPFNSLDLPDQIARILHW; the protein is encoded by the coding sequence ATGGTTAGCAAACGAATTTTAATCATTGATGACGAAGAAAGCATTCAAACAGTCGTGCAATTTGGTATCCGTATAGCAGCAGGTTGGGACGTACTCACTGCCAGTTCAGGCCCCAGAGGCATCCAAACCGCCCAAACTGAACAACCTGATGTCATTCTCTTGGATGTGATGATGCCCGATATGGATGGCATCGCTACTTTTAAAGCACTCCAGGCACATCCTGAAACTGAACACATCCCAGTGATTTTTTTAACTGCTAAAGCACAGACATCAGAAAAGCGGCAGTTTAATGATTTGGGCGTTAGCGGTGTGATTACCAAACCCTTCAACTCCCTTGACCTACCCGATCAAATTGCCAGGATTCTCCATTGGTAA
- the radC gene encoding DNA repair protein RadC, whose amino-acid sequence MTYCLRIADIPTNERPRERLMTHGPKILATAELIAILLGTGQGPGKLSAVGLGQYLLQELSKHQRDPLAVLREVTPAELMQIPGIGPAKATSILAAIELGKRAFQSRPSDRTPIDSPVAAAAALSHDLMWQTQERFAVVLLDVKNRLLGTQVISIGTATETLASPREIFREVIRQGATRVIVAHNHPSGNLEPSPEDIELTRQLLAGAKFLDIPLLDHLILGNGNHQSLREITTLWDEYPQGD is encoded by the coding sequence ATGACTTATTGCCTCAGAATTGCCGACATACCTACAAATGAGCGTCCGCGTGAACGGTTAATGACCCACGGCCCAAAAATCTTAGCCACAGCCGAGTTAATTGCAATTCTTCTAGGCACTGGTCAAGGGCCGGGAAAACTTTCAGCCGTGGGTTTAGGACAATATCTGTTGCAAGAGTTGAGCAAACATCAACGTGATCCCTTGGCAGTTCTGCGAGAAGTTACTCCTGCGGAGTTAATGCAGATTCCTGGTATTGGCCCAGCCAAAGCCACTAGTATTTTAGCAGCAATTGAATTAGGTAAACGCGCTTTTCAATCTCGTCCCTCAGACCGTACACCAATAGATAGCCCAGTGGCTGCTGCCGCCGCACTCAGTCATGATTTAATGTGGCAGACACAAGAACGTTTTGCAGTCGTGCTTTTAGATGTGAAGAATCGGTTGCTGGGGACGCAGGTGATTAGCATTGGCACAGCCACCGAAACTTTAGCATCTCCGCGTGAAATTTTTCGAGAAGTCATTCGCCAAGGAGCAACGCGAGTCATAGTTGCTCACAATCATCCTTCCGGTAATCTTGAACCCAGCCCAGAAGATATTGAACTAACACGCCAATTGTTAGCAGGGGCGAAATTTTTGGACATTCCGCTATTAGATCATCTGATTTTAGGTAATGGCAACCACCAAAGTTTGCGTGAAATTACAACCTTGTGGGACGAGTATCCCCAAGGGGATTAA
- a CDS encoding Na(+)/H(+) antiporter subunit B → MKWIYIAAGIALYVKMLVLPNPAPQIPDFSIVESIVKDGGIPNAVTVIILRNRLYDTMFEVVVFTIAIMGAYFLLANERPSCAIYHFTDKPSIVLARLGATITSLVSIELAIRGHLTPGGGFAAGVAGGTAIGLVAITSSPEWMQAIYQRWHAATWEKVSVLIFIILAVITLSGLELPHGEMGALFSGGVVPLLNILVAIKVALGSWAVILVFIRYRGLL, encoded by the coding sequence ATGAAATGGATCTACATTGCAGCAGGGATAGCGCTGTATGTGAAAATGCTCGTCTTGCCAAATCCAGCACCACAAATACCGGATTTCTCTATTGTGGAATCCATTGTCAAAGATGGTGGCATACCCAATGCGGTGACAGTGATCATTCTCAGAAATCGCTTGTATGACACTATGTTCGAGGTGGTAGTATTTACCATCGCCATCATGGGTGCTTATTTCCTGTTGGCTAATGAAAGGCCATCCTGCGCGATCTATCATTTCACAGATAAACCCTCAATTGTGCTGGCGCGTTTGGGAGCAACAATAACCTCGTTAGTGAGTATCGAGCTGGCTATTCGCGGACATCTGACTCCAGGTGGTGGTTTTGCGGCCGGGGTAGCAGGCGGAACGGCGATCGGCCTGGTGGCGATTACCTCATCACCGGAGTGGATGCAGGCGATTTACCAGCGCTGGCACGCCGCTACATGGGAGAAAGTTTCGGTGCTGATTTTCATTATACTGGCGGTGATCACTTTGTCAGGATTAGAATTACCCCACGGAGAGATGGGGGCACTTTTCAGTGGGGGAGTTGTACCGTTGCTCAATATCTTGGTCGCCATCAAAGTTGCCTTGGGTTCGTGGGCGGTTATTTTGGTGTTTATTCGTTATCGGGGTTTGTTGTAA
- a CDS encoding PAS domain S-box protein, giving the protein MSKRSTSRQSSQTRHQKSGSTKGNQQQEQKLLQPVFEKACDAIAVTDDNGCLIEVNAAGCQLFGLSHQALTGQILADFIDGEFNFAQVRLHVQSGKQQTGEFYLLRPDGRRREVEYTLTLDVVPHRHLVILRDITARKQAAQDELWCQRQWVELFSEVTLKIRQSLQLKEILRATVTEVQRILQADRVLIYQVFPNGTGKAISEAVLPEYPAILDLEFPEEVFPQEYQQLYAQGRVRAIADVHDPDVGLADCLIEFIDQFDIKAKLIVPILQNWNSHQQSESPSHNQLWGLLIAHHCDRPRRWVDFQLELMQQLADQISIALAQAQLLENLEEIVEIRTAELKDVNRNLHQEINDRMQAEAALRRSEEQLRLITNALPVLIAYVDKEQRYRFNNQAYEDWLEQTPAEIHGCHLQEVWKEDCYQKMHSYVEAALSGHVVTYENEIVLRDGISRSVNVTYIPHVDEQKIVKGFFSLASDISDRKAIERMKDEFISVVSHELRTPLTSLHSALKILATGRLGTLSADGQQMLEIADENTERLVRLVNNVLDLQRIESGKFTMEKQACNAADLMIQATEAMQPMAQQHGVTLVTQPLNIQIWVDSDYMVQALTNLLSNAIKFSSTGGTVCLTVEFLQQSQVLFCVHDQGQGIPQSKLESIFERFQQVDSSDSRKKGGTGLGLAICRKIIEQHEGKIWAESTLGKGSTFCFTLPVLHG; this is encoded by the coding sequence ATGTCTAAGCGTTCAACCTCTCGGCAATCGTCACAAACTCGTCACCAGAAATCAGGCTCAACAAAGGGAAATCAGCAACAAGAGCAAAAGCTGCTGCAACCTGTTTTTGAGAAAGCTTGTGATGCGATCGCTGTCACGGATGATAATGGTTGTTTAATCGAGGTGAATGCTGCTGGTTGCCAACTATTTGGGCTATCACATCAAGCACTGACAGGGCAAATATTAGCTGATTTTATCGATGGTGAGTTTAACTTTGCACAAGTTCGTTTGCATGTACAAAGCGGGAAGCAACAAACTGGTGAATTCTACTTGTTACGTCCCGATGGCAGGCGGCGAGAGGTAGAATACACCTTAACCTTGGATGTGGTTCCCCATCGGCATCTGGTAATTTTGCGAGATATTACTGCACGTAAGCAAGCTGCACAAGATGAATTATGGTGTCAGCGCCAATGGGTTGAGTTGTTTTCGGAAGTAACCCTGAAAATTCGGCAATCATTGCAATTGAAGGAAATTCTCCGGGCTACGGTGACAGAAGTGCAACGAATTCTGCAAGCCGATCGCGTGCTGATTTATCAAGTCTTCCCCAATGGCACAGGTAAAGCCATTAGCGAAGCGGTTCTGCCAGAATATCCCGCCATCCTCGATTTGGAGTTTCCCGAAGAAGTCTTCCCACAAGAATATCAGCAGCTATACGCCCAAGGACGTGTACGGGCGATCGCGGATGTCCACGATCCAGATGTCGGATTGGCAGATTGTTTGATAGAGTTTATCGACCAATTCGATATCAAAGCCAAGCTGATTGTGCCGATTCTGCAAAACTGGAATTCCCATCAACAGAGTGAATCGCCGTCTCACAATCAACTATGGGGATTATTGATTGCTCATCATTGCGATCGCCCCCGCAGGTGGGTGGATTTTCAACTAGAACTGATGCAGCAACTAGCAGATCAAATTAGCATTGCTCTGGCTCAAGCGCAATTACTAGAAAACTTGGAAGAGATTGTAGAAATTCGCACCGCTGAACTCAAGGACGTAAACCGCAATCTGCACCAAGAAATTAATGACCGGATGCAGGCTGAAGCAGCCTTACGGCGCAGTGAAGAACAATTGCGCTTGATTACCAATGCCTTGCCAGTACTGATTGCCTACGTAGATAAAGAACAACGATATCGCTTTAACAACCAAGCCTATGAAGATTGGCTAGAACAGACCCCAGCAGAAATTCACGGATGTCATCTTCAGGAAGTATGGAAAGAGGACTGTTACCAAAAAATGCACAGCTATGTGGAAGCGGCTTTATCCGGTCACGTAGTCACCTACGAAAATGAAATCGTTTTGAGGGATGGTATTTCTCGTTCAGTAAATGTTACCTATATTCCCCATGTCGATGAGCAAAAAATCGTCAAAGGGTTCTTTTCGCTGGCCAGTGATATTAGCGATCGCAAAGCCATTGAACGCATGAAAGACGAATTCATCTCCGTAGTCAGCCACGAATTACGGACTCCCCTTACCTCCCTACACAGTGCCTTGAAAATCCTCGCCACGGGGCGATTGGGTACCCTCTCAGCAGATGGACAGCAAATGCTGGAAATTGCTGATGAGAATACTGAACGGCTAGTCCGCTTGGTGAATAACGTTTTAGATTTGCAGCGCATTGAGTCAGGCAAATTCACAATGGAAAAGCAAGCTTGCAATGCCGCAGATTTAATGATTCAGGCCACCGAAGCTATGCAACCAATGGCCCAGCAACATGGCGTAACCCTAGTAACACAGCCTCTAAATATTCAGATTTGGGTAGATTCAGATTATATGGTGCAGGCACTCACCAATTTACTCAGTAATGCCATCAAATTCTCATCAACTGGCGGCACTGTTTGTTTGACTGTTGAGTTTCTACAACAGTCTCAAGTTTTGTTTTGCGTCCACGATCAAGGACAAGGAATTCCTCAGTCCAAACTCGAAAGCATCTTTGAACGCTTCCAACAAGTTGATTCATCAGATTCCCGCAAAAAAGGAGGCACAGGCTTAGGGCTTGCCATCTGCCGCAAAATTATCGAACAACACGAAGGTAAAATTTGGGCAGAAAGTACACTAGGAAAAGGCAGTACTTTCTGTTTCACATTGCCAGTTTTGCATGGCTAA
- a CDS encoding bleomycin hydrolase: MVLDKFSRAVATADASTSPISSAGIAELKSFVAEGNKRLDAVNAIASNASCAVSDAIAGIVNENQGLIQAGGNLYPNRRFAACLRDTEIILRYVTYALLAGDASVLDDRALNGLKETYAALGVPTTSTVRAVQILKAIAVAHITNTNKMYEGTSKYRKNDTTPGDCSALAAEAASYFDRVISAIS; the protein is encoded by the coding sequence ATGGTTCTTGATAAATTCTCTAGAGCTGTAGCAACAGCAGATGCCAGCACTTCCCCAATTAGCTCTGCTGGAATTGCAGAACTGAAGAGTTTTGTTGCTGAAGGTAACAAGCGCTTGGATGCTGTTAACGCGATCGCCAGCAATGCTAGCTGTGCAGTTTCCGATGCTATAGCCGGGATTGTCAACGAAAACCAAGGTTTGATTCAAGCAGGTGGCAACTTATATCCTAACCGTCGCTTTGCTGCTTGCCTGCGCGATACTGAAATCATTTTGCGCTACGTTACCTATGCATTGTTGGCTGGTGATGCTTCCGTTCTAGACGATCGCGCTTTGAACGGTTTGAAAGAAACCTACGCTGCTTTAGGCGTACCCACCACCTCAACCGTGCGTGCTGTACAAATTCTCAAAGCGATCGCTGTTGCTCACATCACCAACACCAACAAGATGTACGAAGGCACCAGCAAATACCGCAAGAACGATACTACTCCAGGTGACTGCTCTGCTCTAGCTGCTGAAGCTGCTAGCTACTTTGATCGCGTTATCTCTGCTATTAGCTAA
- a CDS encoding HEAT repeat domain-containing protein, which yields MTQDPLFQQLKHPNPHLRERAILELAETRDETTIPRLISSLAEQDFNYRWTVIKALGVIGADAAADLVELLLNSDNVTVRSSCASALAQIASNHPQVPFPTPGLQGLKTALNDPNPLVSLASVNALGEIGAPALDILIESLQTIDNPALAVAIVNALATIGDSRGVDVLTAVGNDESADSYVRESATSALSRLELVRKNNRGT from the coding sequence ATGACTCAAGACCCTCTGTTTCAACAACTAAAACATCCCAACCCCCACCTGCGGGAACGGGCTATATTAGAACTGGCCGAAACCCGCGATGAAACTACCATTCCTCGACTGATAAGCTCTTTAGCAGAGCAAGATTTCAATTATCGCTGGACAGTTATCAAAGCACTGGGCGTGATTGGTGCAGATGCTGCCGCTGATTTGGTCGAGCTATTACTCAACAGTGATAATGTCACCGTCCGCAGCAGCTGTGCATCGGCTTTAGCACAAATCGCCTCCAACCATCCCCAGGTTCCCTTCCCTACCCCAGGCTTACAGGGATTAAAGACAGCACTCAACGACCCCAATCCCCTGGTCAGTCTTGCATCTGTGAATGCTCTAGGTGAAATTGGTGCCCCTGCCCTAGACATTTTAATTGAGTCGCTGCAAACAATAGATAACCCAGCATTAGCAGTGGCAATTGTCAATGCCCTCGCTACCATTGGTGATAGCCGGGGGGTGGACGTACTCACGGCAGTTGGTAATGATGAGTCTGCCGATTCCTATGTGCGTGAGTCAGCCACAAGTGCATTATCTCGTTTGGAGTTAGTCAGAAAGAATAACAGAGGAACATGA
- a CDS encoding PEP-CTERM sorting domain-containing protein (PEP-CTERM proteins occur, often in large numbers, in the proteomes of bacteria that also encode an exosortase, a predicted intramembrane cysteine proteinase. The presence of a PEP-CTERM domain at a protein's C-terminus predicts cleavage within the sorting domain, followed by covalent anchoring to some some component of the (usually Gram-negative) cell surface. Many PEP-CTERM proteins exhibit an unusual sequence composition that includes large numbers of potential glycosylation sites. Expression of one such protein has been shown restore the ability of a bacterium to form floc, a type of biofilm.), giving the protein MSTCPKFLAVVAGTFLSLVTIDVNSAQAGNFTFTKIADSRDFLYLGGGPINDNGTVAFAAGGADDFGLPSTGIFTGNGGAFTTVVNFNLGFNAINGIAINNSGTVAFANNSLPQEGLFISNGENVTTVATPSDNLFTLNLSSNAFNNSGTLVFKTFEAIVTGNGGPLTTIVDTSGPFQFFSQDPVINDANVVAFEAELKDGRQGVFTSKDGTITTIADNTSSFFGGFSEFDINNTETVIFSASLENGEQGIFTGDGKTITTVADTSGLFSSFFRLAINDNNQVAFNGELRGGPENDFADGIFTGSDPIADKVIGVGDSLLGGTVTDVFFSGGLNNSGQISFYAEYIDDTGNTITGVFRADPVLESIPESSSTLGLLTVGTLGTGVVLKRKLKQKLT; this is encoded by the coding sequence ATGAGTACTTGTCCAAAATTTTTAGCTGTTGTAGCTGGTACTTTCTTAAGTCTAGTAACAATAGACGTTAACTCGGCACAAGCTGGCAACTTCACTTTTACAAAAATCGCTGACAGTAGAGACTTCCTATATCTTGGTGGTGGCCCAATCAACGATAATGGCACAGTGGCTTTTGCTGCTGGGGGAGCAGATGATTTTGGCTTACCAAGTACAGGAATTTTTACTGGCAACGGCGGAGCGTTCACTACTGTCGTCAACTTCAATTTAGGATTCAATGCTATTAATGGTATTGCAATTAACAATAGTGGTACAGTAGCGTTTGCCAATAACAGTTTACCTCAAGAAGGACTGTTCATCAGTAATGGTGAGAATGTAACCACTGTTGCTACACCAAGTGATAATTTATTTACGCTTAACTTATCAAGCAATGCGTTCAATAATAGTGGTACATTGGTTTTCAAGACTTTCGAAGCGATTGTTACTGGCAATGGTGGCCCTCTGACAACTATTGTGGACACTAGTGGGCCATTTCAATTTTTTAGCCAAGACCCTGTGATTAACGACGCTAATGTAGTAGCTTTTGAAGCTGAGTTAAAAGATGGACGACAAGGTGTCTTCACGAGCAAAGATGGGACAATTACAACTATCGCTGATAATACTAGTTCTTTCTTTGGTGGATTTAGTGAGTTTGATATCAATAATACAGAAACAGTAATATTTAGTGCTTCTCTAGAGAACGGGGAACAAGGGATATTTACAGGGGATGGTAAAACAATTACCACTGTTGCTGACACCAGTGGCTTGTTTAGCAGTTTTTTTAGGCTTGCAATTAATGACAATAATCAAGTAGCTTTCAATGGAGAATTACGTGGTGGGCCAGAAAATGATTTTGCCGACGGCATCTTCACAGGTTCAGACCCTATTGCAGATAAAGTGATTGGCGTTGGGGACTCTCTTTTAGGCGGCACAGTGACAGATGTTTTTTTCAGCGGTGGTCTAAATAATTCAGGGCAAATTTCGTTCTATGCCGAGTATATAGATGACACTGGTAATACTATCACGGGTGTTTTTCGTGCCGACCCAGTTTTAGAATCAATTCCCGAATCCAGTTCCACATTAGGTCTATTAACTGTAGGCACTCTAGGCACAGGTGTAGTTCTGAAAAGAAAATTAAAACAGAAATTAACCTAA
- a CDS encoding HEAT repeat domain-containing protein, with product MDKRFFNIFNLTEDEAIAILDTPQDQVSEDDSRYIAASHLVNFPTETAINALIRAVQKNDPSLDNRIVRRKSVETLGRLQATQALPVIRTCLADEDCYTVENAVWAIAEIGTQDSDILEEVAQLLEKPGQTYRVIIHTLTKLDYKPALERIRKFVDDDDPPTASAAIAAVCRFTRDYTHMVKVVALLQHPNVFARRLSIQDLIDAKYYDAIPNIARCPVSLVFRLRGIRLLAEAGVREGTISFAEIQPYLEQTLRDHPKDLDLVHRYDQPPSLSFLVQQLYETDFGRCYLATKTILEQHSDTAAAALKAAYVEEASNDYGAHFHVVKLFGWLKHAPAYDLLIEALHNPQPQFQKSRTAAAIALGELGDPQAIPELKKSLQTKIWDLKYATLMALEKLGDTSTHEIAANEQDWLIRAKVGKH from the coding sequence ATGGATAAACGCTTTTTTAATATCTTTAATCTCACAGAAGACGAAGCCATTGCTATTTTAGATACACCTCAAGACCAAGTGAGTGAAGATGATTCTCGCTATATTGCGGCTTCTCATTTGGTGAATTTTCCCACGGAAACCGCGATCAATGCTTTGATCAGAGCAGTACAAAAAAATGATCCTTCACTGGATAACCGCATCGTGCGACGCAAGTCAGTGGAGACTTTAGGGCGGCTACAGGCAACACAAGCTTTGCCCGTAATTCGCACCTGTCTGGCAGATGAAGACTGTTATACCGTAGAAAATGCAGTTTGGGCGATCGCAGAAATTGGTACTCAAGACTCAGATATCCTAGAAGAAGTTGCCCAACTGCTGGAAAAACCAGGGCAGACATATCGAGTAATTATTCATACCTTAACAAAATTAGATTACAAACCTGCCTTAGAAAGAATTCGCAAATTTGTAGATGACGACGACCCACCCACCGCAAGTGCTGCGATCGCCGCAGTTTGTCGTTTCACCAGAGATTATACTCACATGGTCAAGGTGGTGGCGCTGTTGCAACACCCCAATGTGTTTGCCCGTCGGTTGTCCATCCAGGATTTGATCGATGCTAAGTATTATGATGCTATTCCCAATATTGCCAGGTGTCCGGTATCCCTTGTATTTCGGCTACGGGGAATACGGTTGCTAGCAGAGGCTGGAGTAAGAGAAGGCACCATTAGCTTTGCAGAGATTCAACCTTATTTAGAACAAACATTGCGCGACCATCCCAAAGATTTGGATTTGGTGCATAGATACGATCAACCACCCAGTTTGTCATTTTTAGTACAGCAATTGTATGAAACAGACTTTGGACGCTGCTATCTAGCAACCAAAACGATTCTCGAACAGCACTCAGACACCGCAGCTGCTGCACTCAAAGCCGCCTATGTAGAAGAAGCTAGCAACGACTATGGTGCCCATTTTCATGTCGTGAAGTTGTTCGGCTGGCTCAAACATGCCCCCGCCTACGACTTATTAATTGAAGCATTGCACAACCCCCAGCCGCAGTTTCAGAAATCTCGCACAGCAGCAGCGATCGCTTTGGGCGAACTTGGCGATCCACAAGCCATTCCCGAACTGAAAAAAAGTCTCCAAACAAAAATCTGGGACTTAAAGTATGCCACCTTAATGGCATTAGAGAAACTCGGCGATACCAGCACTCACGAAATTGCCGCCAATGAGCAAGACTGGTTAATTCGTGCAAAAGTAGGAAAGCATTGA